A single window of Ictalurus punctatus breed USDA103 chromosome 27, Coco_2.0, whole genome shotgun sequence DNA harbors:
- the tmem276b gene encoding transmembrane protein 178B: protein MAAAAKLLTSAGLLLALGSLCLLAMAICTDYWYETDARRHRERCKSYASNRNDPGYISISNRNLPLRMPPETGAGGPTRDKRHLAAPLAAMESHCSRRFNSTVSGLWRKCYRDGFDLETDELIYRGVIQRCTPVTYHYTSSILPRNLPVNITKTIRQDEWHALHLRRMTAGFVGMAVSIILFGWIIGVLGCCQQHDLMQYVAGLLFLMGGTCCIISLCTCVAGINFELSRYPQYLYGLPEDISHGYGWSMFCAWGGLGLTLLAGFLCTLAPSLSSPSTHTTVHKPRHENGTV, encoded by the exons ATGGCCGCCGCCGCCAAGCTGCTGACCAGCGCGGGCCTGCTGCTGGCTCTTGGCTCACTCTGCCTGCTCGCTATGGCCATCTGCACCGACTACTGGTACGAGACGGACGCGCGGCGGCACCGCGAGCGTTGCAAGAGCTACGCGAGCAACCGCAACGACCCGGGCTACATCTCCATCTCGAACCGCAACCTGCCTCTCCGGATGCCGCCGGAAACCGGTGCTGGAGGCCCGACCAGAGACAAGAGGCACCTCGCGGCTCCGCTGGCGGCTATGGAGTCGCACTGCAGCCGCCGGTTCAATTCCACCGTGTCGGGTttgtggaggaagtgttacCGCGACGGCTTCGACCTGGAGACGGACGAGCTCATCTACAGAG GTGTGATTCAGAGATGCACTCCAGTGACATATCACTACACCTCCTCCATCCTGCCCCGAAATCTGCCAGTCAACATCACTAAAACCATCCGGCAGGATGAGTGGCATGCTCTGC atctGCGCAGGATGACTGCAGGCTTTGTAGGCATGGCTGTCTCCATCATCCTCTTTGGATGGATCATTGGGGTGCTGGGCTGCTGCCAGCAGCACGACCTCATGCAGTATGTAGCTGGCCTACTCTTCCTCATGGGAG GAACCTGTTGTATCATCTCCCTGTGCACCTGTGTAGCGGGAATCAACTTTGAGCTGTCACGGTATCCTCAATACTTGTACGGCCTTCCCGAGGACATCAGTCACGGCTACGGCTGGTCCATGTTCTGTGCCTGGGGTGGTCTGGGTCTTACGTTACTAGCTGGCTTCCTGTGCACACTCGCACCATCCCTAAGCAGCCCCTCAACCCATACAACCGTCCACAAACCAAGGCACGAGAATGGCACTGTGTGA